The genomic DNA CAGGAACAATCATTACAGAGATATTTTTTGCTTTTTTTTTACCTTTTACTACAGATGCAACTAATCTTAAATCTTCTATCCTTGAATTTGTACAACTTCCTATAAAAACATAATGAATAATTTTTCCTATTAAAGATTCTCCTGGATAAAACCCCATATATTTTATAGATTTATTAAAATTTTTTGAATTATTATTTGGAATAGAATCTTTTATTTTTATAGCCAATCCAGGATTTGTACCATATGTAATCATTGGTTCAATATTTTCAGCATTAAATATAAATTCTTTATCAAATATTTTATTTAAATCTGTTTTTAATGATTTCCAATATCCTAATATTTTTTTATTTTTTTTTATAAATTTTATTCCTAATTTTTTTTTTATATATTCTAAAGTAATTTTATCCGGAGATATTAATCCACCTTTTGCTCCCATTTCGATACTCATATTACAAATAGTCATTCTTCCTTCCATACTCATTTTATTAAATACTGATCCAGAATATTCTATAAAATATCCATTTCCTGAATTCACTCCTAATTTAGAAATTAGGTATAAAATAAGATCTTTTGGAGTTGATCCATTTTTTAAATTTCCATTTATACAAATTTTCATTTGTTTTGGTTTAGATAATAATAAACATTGAGTAGCCATTACCATAGTGATTTGACTAGTTCCAATACCAAACGCAATACTACCAAAAGCTCCATGAGTAGAAGTATGGCTATCTCCACATACAATAGTCATACCAGGTAATGAATGACATAATTCGGGCCCAATTACATGAACAATTCCGTTATTTTTATGACCCAATCCATATAACTTTTTTATTCCAAATTTTTTACAGTTTATTGTTAATAAATCTAATTGTTTTCTAGATAGAGAGTCTGAAGCTATTTTCGTTTGATTTTTTGTAGGGACATTATGATCAGCTGTTGCTACAATTTTATCAGATCTAAATATAGATAAATTTCTTTTTTCTAATTCAAAAAAAGATTGAGGACTTGTTACTTCATGTATGTAATGTTTATCTATATAAATTACATCTATATCATTATCTAATTTTTTTACTATATGAGAGTCCCAAATTTTATCAAATAAAGATTTCGGCATTTTTTATTATCAAATATTTTTATAAAGTTAAAATTTTATTACTTAAAGATTTTATAATTCAAAGAAGCTTTTTTTATTATCATTTTTAATTCTTCATTATTTATTTCATTTTTTTTATCAGCATATTTTATAAAAATAGAATAAATTATGTCTAAAGAATTTTTACTTAAATTAAATCCTAATTTTTTATAACGGTAGTTTAATGCTGCTCTACCACTTTTAGAAGTCAGGATAATAGATGATTTATTAACGCCAATTTCTTTAGGATCAATAATTTCATATGTTTCTTTTTTTTTAATTACTCCATCTTGGTGAATTCCTGAAGAATGAGTAAACGCATTCAATCCGACTATTGCCTTATGTGGTTGTACTTTTATACCTGTATAATTAGATACTAATTTACTAATAGATGATAATAATTTAGTATTAATATTAGAAAATAAATTTAGATAATGATTTTTTTTTAAAATCATAACTATTTCTTCTAATGAAGTATTTCCAGCTCTTTCTCCAATTCCATTAATAGTACATTCTACTTGTTCTGCTCCATTTATTATTCCATATAATGAATTAGCAGTTGCTAATCCTAAATCATTATGACAATGAGTAGATAATAAAACTTTGTCAATTCCCTTAACATTTTCTTTTAAAAATCGTATTTTTTTTCCATAATTTTCTGGTAAACAGTTTCCTGTAGTATCAGCAATATTTATTATTGTTGCTCCATGTTTTATTACATTTTCACAAATTCTTGCTAAAAAATTATTTTCTGTTCGTCCAGCATCTTCTGCATAAAATTCAACATCTTCTACAAATTTTTTTGCATATTTTACTGCATTAATAGCGATATCCATAATTTTATCTGGATTACTATTAAACTTATAACGTATATGACAATTAGAGGTACCTATTCCTGTATGGATTCTAGGTTTTTTAGCATTTTTTAAAGAAATTCCTGCAATTTCTATATCTTTTTTTAACGCTCTCGATAATACACATATTGTTGTATGAGATATAGATTGAGATATTTTTTGTACTGAATTAAAATCTTCTGGACTAGATATAGGAAATCCTGCCTCAATTACATCTACACCTAATTCTTCTAATCTTTTTGCTATTTCTATTTTTTTTTTAGTATTTAATTGACATCTTGGAGACTGATCTCCATCTCTTAATGACGTATCAAAAATATGAATTTTTTTTTTTCCTACCATAACTCATATCGGAGTTTACTAAATAAGTTTCAAAACTATTTTTTATAAAAATAAAATTGAAATAAATTATTTCAATATTTACAATGTTTAATTATTGTAATTATTTATTATATATCTATTAATCAATGTTAATATTATAAATTAATTACAATGTCTAATAAAAAAAATAATTATTTAGATTACCTTTTATTATTTATTCAAACTCTTTCTAAATCTGAAAAAAGAAATTTTAAAATTTATGTAAATCGTATTAAAAAAAATAAATATTCTAAATATTTAGAATTATTCGAAGTAATAAATCATATGAATGTTTATGATGAAAAACATATTTTAAAAAAAACTACAATAAGTAAAAAACAACTTTCTAATGTAAAATTTAATCTATATAAACAAATATTAATAAGTTTAAAAATACAACTTACTAAAAATAATTTTGATATTCAAATACATGAGTATTTAGATTTTTCTAAAATTCTTTATAATAAAGGATTATATATACAAAGTTTAAAATTTTTAAAAAAAGCAAAAATTATTGCTAAAAATTATGAATATAATACAATTTTATTAGAGTTAATAGAATTTGAAAAAATGATAGAATCTCAACATATAACCAGAAGTAGTTATGATAGATCTATAAATTTATCTACAGATTCTAATGAACTAATAGGTAAAATTAAATATCAAAATGATTTATCTAATTTATCTTTAGAATTATATGGATTATACTTAAAAGTAGGATATGTTAAGAATGAAAAAGATAAAATATTTGTAGAAACTTATTTTAGAACTAAAATACCAAAATTTAGTATTAATAAATTACGTTTTTATGAAAAATTATTTTTATACAAAGCTCAAATATGGTATCATTATATACAACAAGATTTTTTAATGTGTTATCATATTTCATTGAAATGGATAAAATTATTTCAATTTCATACAAAACTAAAAAAACTAACTCCAATTAATTATTTAAAAGGATATCACTATTTGTTAGATTCTTTATATTATCTAAATTTTTATTCAAAATTTTCTATTGTACTACAACAGTTTGAAAAAGAAATAGAAAATGGAGATATAATTATAAATGAAAATACTAAAATTTTTATTTTTATTTATAGATATACTAATCTCATTAATAAACATTATATGGAAGGTACTTTTACTGAAGGAGTCAATAAATTAATTCCATTTTTATTGAATAAATTGAGAAAAATATCTAAAAAAATAGATCCTCATTATATTATGATTTTCTATTATAAAATTGCTTGTTTATATTTTGGAAGTGGAGATAATAAAAATACTATATATTTTTTATTGAAAATTATTGAAAATAAAAAAAATAATTTAAGACAAGATTTACAATGTTTTTCTAGATTATTATATATAATTGCATTATATGAAAGTGGAATAGATGAAAATTTAGATCAAAAAATTAAATCTACTTATAAATTTTTGATGAAAATGGATGATTGGTATTTTGTTCAAAAAGATATTATATTTTTTTTTAAAAATTTAGGAAAATTATATCCAAATCAAATAAAAAATAATTTTAGAAAATTGAAAAATAAATTAATTAAATACTATAATCATCCTTATGAAAAAAGAGTGTTTCTATATTTAGATATTATCTCATGGTTATCTGCAAAAATAGAAAATAAAACTGTTGAATCAATTGTAAAAGATAAATTTATAAAAAATTTTAGATAATCAATTATTTTATATAAAAAAATGTTTGAATAATTAATATTATAAAATATGATAATATAAAATCAACAAAATTATAAAAATTATCTTTTGATTTATATGATTGTATAGAATAGAAAAAAAAACAAATACTAAATGTAAGTTTTAATATTTCCGATAGAATATAAATAATTACAAAAATATTATTTTTTTTATATATGTTACAGAAAAAAAAAATATACTATTTAATGGAAGTAAAAAAGTATATAATTTCAATATAAAATATGGATATTTTTTTAAACATATTGTATTGAATGATATATGAAAAAAAGCTATTACCAAGGTTATAATATTATATAATATAATTTTTTTTATCATATTTTAATTACAATTTTTTATTATGAAAAATATTATAAATGAATTAATATGGAGAGGATTAATACAAGATAGTGTACCTAATTTAAAAAGTGTATTGCAAAAACCTATCACTATTTATGTAGGATTTGACCCCACATCTGACTCTCTTCATATAGGAAATCTTTTAATTATTATTACATTGATTCATTTTAAAAAATTTGGATACAATCCAATAATATTAATTGGAGGGGCTACTGGTCTTATAGGTGATCCATCTGGAAAAAACTCTGATAGAAAAATATTAGATAAAAATACATTAGAAACAAATATAATATCAATAAAAAATCAAATATATAAACTTTTTGATTTTTTTTCAGAAAAAATAGAATTATTAAATAATTATGATTGGATGAAAGAAATATCTTTTATAGAATTCCTTAGAAAAGTAGGTAAATATTTTTCTGTAAATTATCTTATTTCTAAAGATTCTGTTAAATGTAGGATGGAGAATGGTATCCCCTTCAATGAATTTTCTTATTCTCTGGTTCAGGGATATGATTTTTATTATTTAAATAAGATAAAAAATTGTAAACTTCAAATTGGTGGATCAGATCAATGGGGTAATATCACATCAGGAATTGAATTTATAAGAAAAAAAACTGGTAAAAAATTATATGGATTTACTGTTCCATTAATAACTAGATACAATGGAATGAAATTTGGAAAAAGTAATAAAATAGAAGATAATATATGGTTAGATGAAAATAAAACATCTCCATATAAATTTTATCAATATCTTATAAATATATCAGATCTAGAAGTAGAAAAATATATAAAAATGTATACTCTTTTTTCTAAAGAAGAAATATATGATTTAATATTGAAACATAGAAAAAATCCAAACAAAAGATTATTACAAAAAAAATTATCTATTGAATTAACTAAATTAGTACACGGAAATAAGAAATATGAAGAAATAATAAATGTAACATCAATATTATTTAATAAAAATAGTAAAAATTTTAAATATTTAAAATATGAAGATTATATATCCATTTATAATAATATTCCAAACAATGTTTTAAATAAAATAGAATTTAATAATGGAATTCTTTTATCAAATCTTTTAAAAAAAATTGGATTTTTCCATTCTAAGACCGAGTCATTTCGTGCAATAAAAAATAATTCAATTTTTATTAATAAAATTTCTATAAAAAAAGATTTATTAATAGATGAAAAATATATAATAGGTGGAAAATATATATTATTACAATATGGAAAAAAAAATTTTTTTATATTAAAAATAGAATAAAAATTTAAAATTAAAACTAATATCCAAAATTTTTTAATTTTTTATAATTATTTCTCCAATTTTTGTAAACTTTAACAAATAAGTATAATTTTATTTTTTTATCAAAAAATGAGGTAATATTTTTTTCTGAAAAATATCTCAATCTTTTAATAGATTTTTGTTCTTTTCCTATTAAAATAATTTTTTGTGAACGTCTTTCTACATATATAATTGAAGATATATAAATAATATTTTTTTTTTTTTCAAAAAATTCAGTTTTTATTTCAACAGAATATGGTATTTCTTGTTTATAATAATTAAATATTTCTTGTCTTATTATTTCATTAACAAAAAAATAATTATTTCTATCGCTTAACAATTTTTTAGGATAAAAAGGAAGATGTTTAGGTAATAATTTGTAAATTTTATCCATAAGTAAATCTTTATTTAGATTTTTTAATGCAGAAATAGGAAGTATTTCTGATTTAGGAAAAATTTTATTCCAATGGTTAATCGTCTTATATAAAATATTTTCTCTAAATTCTAATCCTATTTTATCAATTTTATTTATTAATATAATTATTGGTATTTTTAATTTTATTTTTTTTAAATTTTTATAAAATATTATTGGTATTTTTGGAAATTTTCCTAATTCAGTAACTAATAATATAATATCTGCATCTTCAAATGATTTTTTAATATATTGCATCATTATTTTATGTAATATATTTTTTGTTTTTTCTAAAAATCCTGGAGTATCAGATAAAATAATTTGTAATTTTTTTTTATTTAAAATCCCCAATATTCTATGACGAGTAGTTTGCGGTTTATTTGTAATAATAGATATTTTTTTATCTAAAATAGAATTAACTAAAGTAGATTTTCCTGTATTAGGAAATCCTATAATATTTACAAAACCAGATTTGTAATTCAAAATTATTTTATTTTTTATTTATAAAAACTATTCCCTTTTCTTTAAAAAAATCTATTAAAATATTATGATTATTTTTGATATTTCCTTTAAGAATTTCTTTAGAAAGATTATTTAATATTTCATGTTGAATGACTCTTTTTAAAGGTCTAGCTCCAAAATTAATATCATATCCTTTTTCTGATAAATATTCTATAGCATCATTTGTTGGTACTATACGAATATTTTTTTTTAATAATAATTTTTTTAACTTTATCATTTGTAATTTTACAATATCTTTAATTTCTTTTCTATTTAAAGGTTTAAATAAAATAATTTCATCAATACGATTGATAAATTCAGGTCTAACTAAGCTTTTTAATAAATCGATTAAATATTTTTTAGTATTTTCTATTCCATAAATAGATATTGTGTTTTTATGTAAATTTTCATGAATTATATCAGCTCCTATATTAGAAGTCATAATAATAATAGTATTTGTAAAATTTACAGTTCTACCCTTATTATCTGTTAATCTTCCATCATCTAAAACTTGTAAAAGAACATTGAAAATATCAGAATGTGCTTTTTCTATTTCATCTAATAAAATTACACTATAAGGTCTTCTTCTTATTGATTCTGTCAATTGTCCACTTTCATCGTATCCAATATATCCAGGAGGAGCACCTATTAATCTACTTATAGAATGACGTTCTTGATATTCACTCATATCTATACGAATCATATTATTTTCATCATCAAATAAATATTCTGTTATAGCTTTAGCTAGTTCTGTTTTTCCTATTCCTGTCCCCCCCATAAATAAAAAAGATCCTATTGGTTTTTTTTCATCTTGCAATCCTGCTCTAGATCTTCTTATTGCATTAGATATAGATTGAATAGCATCATCTTGCCCAATAACTCTATTATGTAATTTGTTTTCTAATAATAATAATTTTTCTTTTTCACTTTCAAGCATTTTTGTTACCGGAATTCCTGTCCATTTTGATATTACTTGAGCAATATCTTCTTTAGTAACTTCTTCTTGTATCATTTTTTTTCCTTTATCCTCTTGTTTTTTTAATTCTTTTTCAAATAATTTAATTTTATTTTCTTCTTCTTTAATTTTTCCATATCTTAATTCTGCTACTTTTCCATAGTCCCCCATTCTTTCGGCTTGTTCTGATTCAAATTTAAAATTTTCTATTCTATCTTTAGACTTCTGTATACCTTCAACTAAATCTTTTTCACTTTGCCATTGAGATTGTAGTTCTATTTTTTTTTCATTTAATTTATATAATTCTTTTTTTAATGGAATTAATTCTTTTTCGTCTTTTTCTCTTTTTAATGCTTCTATTTGTATTTCCATTTGCATAATTTTTCTATATAAAACATCTAGTTCTTCTGGTTTAGAATTAATTTCCATTCTTAATTTAGATGCAGCTTCATCAATAAGATCAATGGCCTTGTCTGGTAAAAATCTTTCATTAATATATCTTTTTGATAATTCTACAGCTGC from Blattabacterium cuenoti includes the following:
- the leuC gene encoding 3-isopropylmalate dehydratase large subunit, whose translation is MPKSLFDKIWDSHIVKKLDNDIDVIYIDKHYIHEVTSPQSFFELEKRNLSIFRSDKIVATADHNVPTKNQTKIASDSLSRKQLDLLTINCKKFGIKKLYGLGHKNNGIVHVIGPELCHSLPGMTIVCGDSHTSTHGAFGSIAFGIGTSQITMVMATQCLLLSKPKQMKICINGNLKNGSTPKDLILYLISKLGVNSGNGYFIEYSGSVFNKMSMEGRMTICNMSIEMGAKGGLISPDKITLEYIKKKLGIKFIKKNKKILGYWKSLKTDLNKIFDKEFIFNAENIEPMITYGTNPGLAIKIKDSIPNNNSKNFNKSIKYMGFYPGESLIGKIIHYVFIGSCTNSRIEDLRLVASVVKGKKKAKNISVMIVPGSNKIINEVKKEGLDIIFNESGLEFRKPGCSACLGMNEDKIPPYKYCVSTSNRNFEGRQGPNSRTLLVSPLTAAIIAIEGKIVDINKYIKNHKILYGKV
- a CDS encoding 2-isopropylmalate synthase is translated as MVGKKKIHIFDTSLRDGDQSPRCQLNTKKKIEIAKRLEELGVDVIEAGFPISSPEDFNSVQKISQSISHTTICVLSRALKKDIEIAGISLKNAKKPRIHTGIGTSNCHIRYKFNSNPDKIMDIAINAVKYAKKFVEDVEFYAEDAGRTENNFLARICENVIKHGATIINIADTTGNCLPENYGKKIRFLKENVKGIDKVLLSTHCHNDLGLATANSLYGIINGAEQVECTINGIGERAGNTSLEEIVMILKKNHYLNLFSNINTKLLSSISKLVSNYTGIKVQPHKAIVGLNAFTHSSGIHQDGVIKKKETYEIIDPKEIGVNKSSIILTSKSGRAALNYRYKKLGFNLSKNSLDIIYSIFIKYADKKNEINNEELKMIIKKASLNYKIFK
- the tyrS gene encoding tyrosine--tRNA ligase; the protein is MKNIINELIWRGLIQDSVPNLKSVLQKPITIYVGFDPTSDSLHIGNLLIIITLIHFKKFGYNPIILIGGATGLIGDPSGKNSDRKILDKNTLETNIISIKNQIYKLFDFFSEKIELLNNYDWMKEISFIEFLRKVGKYFSVNYLISKDSVKCRMENGIPFNEFSYSLVQGYDFYYLNKIKNCKLQIGGSDQWGNITSGIEFIRKKTGKKLYGFTVPLITRYNGMKFGKSNKIEDNIWLDENKTSPYKFYQYLINISDLEVEKYIKMYTLFSKEEIYDLILKHRKNPNKRLLQKKLSIELTKLVHGNKKYEEIINVTSILFNKNSKNFKYLKYEDYISIYNNIPNNVLNKIEFNNGILLSNLLKKIGFFHSKTESFRAIKNNSIFINKISIKKDLLIDEKYIIGGKYILLQYGKKNFFILKIE
- the era gene encoding GTPase Era — encoded protein: MNYKSGFVNIIGFPNTGKSTLVNSILDKKISIITNKPQTTRHRILGILNKKKLQIILSDTPGFLEKTKNILHKIMMQYIKKSFEDADIILLVTELGKFPKIPIIFYKNLKKIKLKIPIIILINKIDKIGLEFRENILYKTINHWNKIFPKSEILPISALKNLNKDLLMDKIYKLLPKHLPFYPKKLLSDRNNYFFVNEIIRQEIFNYYKQEIPYSVEIKTEFFEKKKNIIYISSIIYVERRSQKIILIGKEQKSIKRLRYFSEKNITSFFDKKIKLYLFVKVYKNWRNNYKKLKNFGY
- a CDS encoding ATP-dependent Clp protease ATP-binding subunit, with protein sequence MNFNKFTIKSKEIIQEAQNIALNHSHQSIENSHILKSMINIEKYIIPFIFKKLKIDFYSILIGLDQIISSHPKIISKIFNQHLSQGVIKMISIAKNYANDLKDQFISSEHFLYGIFMTNDKCSQLFKDQGVTEKSIKVVIDNIRKKNGNITSFYDNKTYNILEKYAKNLNDLALKGKLDPVIGRDEEIRRILQILSRRTKNNPLLIGEPGVGKTAIAEGLAHRIISRDIPDNLKDKKVFSLDMALLIAGAKYKGEFEERLKSVIKEVVSSNGEIILFIDEIHTLVGTGGGDGAMDAANILKPALAKGELRSIGATTLNEYQKYFKVDKALERRFQQVYVNEPTTTDAISILRGIKEKYESHHKVMIKDESIIAAVELSKRYINERFLPDKAIDLIDEAASKLRMEINSKPEELDVLYRKIMQMEIQIEALKREKDEKELIPLKKELYKLNEKKIELQSQWQSEKDLVEGIQKSKDRIENFKFESEQAERMGDYGKVAELRYGKIKEEENKIKLFEKELKKQEDKGKKMIQEEVTKEDIAQVISKWTGIPVTKMLESEKEKLLLLENKLHNRVIGQDDAIQSISNAIRRSRAGLQDEKKPIGSFLFMGGTGIGKTELAKAITEYLFDDENNMIRIDMSEYQERHSISRLIGAPPGYIGYDESGQLTESIRRRPYSVILLDEIEKAHSDIFNVLLQVLDDGRLTDNKGRTVNFTNTIIIMTSNIGADIIHENLHKNTISIYGIENTKKYLIDLLKSLVRPEFINRIDEIILFKPLNRKEIKDIVKLQMIKLKKLLLKKNIRIVPTNDAIEYLSEKGYDINFGARPLKRVIQHEILNNLSKEILKGNIKNNHNILIDFFKEKGIVFINKK